Proteins from a genomic interval of Betta splendens chromosome 10, fBetSpl5.4, whole genome shotgun sequence:
- the kif3a gene encoding kinesin-like protein KIF3A — MPSNKLEKSEKQEASDNVKVVVRCRPLNQKEKMMGHKQAVVVDEIRGTITVNKLETPQEPPKTFTFDTVFGPDSKQLDVYNLTARPIIDSVLEGYNGTIFAYGQTGTGKTFTMEGVRAVPELRGIIPNSFAHIFGHIAKAEGDTRFLVRVSYLEIYNEEVRDLLGKDQLQRLEVKERPDVGVYIKDLSGYVVNNADDMDRIMTLGHKNRSVGATNMNEHSSRSHAIFTITIECSEKGVDGNQHVRMGKLHLVDLAGSERQGKTGATGQRLKEATKINLSLSTLGNVISALVDGKSTHVPYRNSKLTRLLQDSLGGNSKTMMCANIGPADYNYDETISTLRYANRAKNIKNKARINEDPKDALLRQFQKEIEELKKKLEEGEEISGSEGSGSEEMDEGDDEGGEAGEGRRKRRGRKKISPDKMVEMQAKIEEERKALEAKLDMEEEERNKARAELEKREKDLLKAQQEHHLLLEKLSALEKKVIVGGVDLLAKAEEQEKLLQESNNELEERRRRAEQLRKELEEKEQERLDIEEKYTSLQEEAQGKTKKLKKVWTMLMAAKSEMADLQQEHHREIEGLLENIRQLSRELRLQMLIIDNFIPQEYQEMIENYVHWNEDIGEWQLKCVAYTGNNMRKQTPAPDKKEKDPFEVDLSHVYLAYTEESMRQSLMKLERPRTSKSSKSGRAKTGRRKRSAKPDAVIESLLQ, encoded by the exons ATGCCG AGTAATAAGCTCGAGAAATCTGAAAAGCAGGAGGCCAGCGATAACGTCAAGGTGGTGGTGAGATGTCGCCCCCTCAACCAGAAGGAGAAGATGATGGGTCACAAGCAGGCCGTCGTGGTGGACGAGATCCGCGGGACCATCACCGTCAACAAGCTGGAGACCCCCCAGGAGCCTCCCAAGACCTTCACGTTTGACACCGTGTTCGGGCCAGATagcaaacagctggatgtgtACAACCTCACAGCCCGCCCCATCATTGACTCAGTCTTAGAGGGTTACAATG GTACGATCTTTGCGTATGGGCAAACTGGCACAGGAAAAACATTCACCATGGAGGGCGTGAGAGCTGTGCCAGAACTCAGAGGCATTATACCAAACTCCTTTGCTCATATATTTGGTCACATTGCCAAAGCAGAGGGTGACACCAG GTTCTTGGTTCGTGTTTCATACCTGGAGATTTACAATGAGGAGGTGCGAGACTTGTTGGGAAAGGACCAGCTGCAAAGGCTGGAG GTGAAAGAAAGACCTGATGTTGGCGTTTATATTAAGGATCTCTCTGGTTATGTTGTGAACAATGCTGATGACATGGACAGGATTATGACACTGGGCCACAAAAACC GTTCTGTTGGTGCCACGAACATGAATGAACATAGTTCCCGGTCTCATGCCATCTTCACTATCACCATCGAGTGCAGTGAGAAGGGTGTGGATGGAAACCAACATGTGCGCATGGGAAAACTTCATTTGGTTGATCTAGCA GGTTCAGAAAGACAGGGTAAGACTGGAGCCACAGGTCAGCGTCTAAAGGAAGCGACGAAGATCAATCTCTCTCTTTCCACACTGGGAAATGTCATCTCTGCCCTGGTGGATGGAAAGAGCACACATGTACCCTACAGAAACTCCAAACTAACCCGGCTGCTGCAAGATTCTCTTGGAGGAAACTCTAAGACAATGATG TGTGCAAATATTGGCCCTGCAGACTATAACTATGATGAGACCATCAGTACTCTGCGCTACGCTAATAGGGCTAAAAACATCAAGAACAAAGCCAGGATCAATGAGGATCCTAAGGATGCCTTGCTGCGCCAGTTTCAGAAGGAGatagaggagctgaagaagaaactGGAGGAAG GGGAAGAGATTTCTGGCTCCGAAGGCAGTGGATCAGAAGAGATGGATGAAGGGGACGATGAAGGCGGGGAGGCAGGAGAGGGCAGACGGAAACGAAGAG GGAGGAAGAAGATTTCCCCTGACAAGATGGTGGAAATGCAGGCAAAGATCGAAGAGGAAAGAAAGGCTCTGGAAGCCAAACtggacatggaggaggaggagaggaacaaggccagagcagagctggagaaaagggaaaaggaCCTGCTTAAAGCTCA GCAAGAGCATCACCTTCTCCTGGAGAAGCTGTCGGCCTTGGAGAAGAAGGTCATTGTGGGTGGTGTTGACCTTCTGGCCAAGGCTGAAGAGCAGGAGAAGCTCCTGCAAGAGTCCAACAATGAACTTGAAGAACGTCGCAGGAGGGCAGAGCAGCTTCGGAAGGAACTGGAAGAGAAAGAG CAAGAACGTCTAGACATAGAAGAGAAATACACtagtctgcaggaggaggctcaGGGAAAAACCAAGAAACTGAAGAAAGTATGGACCATGCTAATGGCTGCCAAATCAGAA ATGGCAGATCTTCAGCAAGAACATCACAGAGAAATTGAGGGCCTCCTGGAGAACATTCGCCAGCTGAGCCGGGAACTCCGGCTGCAGATGCTAATAATAGACAATTTTATTCCCCAGGAATACCAG GAGATGATTGAGAATTACGTGCACTGGAATGAAGATATTGGAGAATGGCAGCTG AAATGTGTGGCGTACACTGGCAACAATATGAGAAAACAGACTCCTGCaccagacaaaaaagaaaaagat CCATTTGAAGTGGACCTGTCCCATGTGTATTTGGCCTACACAGAAGAGAGCATGAGGCAGTCTTTGATGAAACTAGAGAGACCCAGAACCTCTAAAAGTAGTAAGAGTGGCAGAGCAAAGACTGGACGAAG GAAAAGATCTGCAAAGCCGGATGCTGTGATCGAATCCCTTCTGCAGTAA
- the sh3rf2 gene encoding E3 ubiquitin-protein ligase SH3RF2 isoform X2, with product MVDYGVPDAPESLDSQRGAPVHMEPLALGALLECPLCFAQLDASAKVLPCQHTFCTRCLQREEAAGPPLLCPECRAAVPVRTVGELPANLLLVQILEGLQRFTGPGGGGGGGGGGRHAAPLPVPVAAGGSSVRESQHRDKQGHDELVPAEPGPRGDDRRRQRNAGDGAQEPALCRALYDFNTGEINVEDGKYFLRFFKGDVLTVIRKLDEHWIEAKLGDAVGICPQQFTEPNSAAAKLLEGKSRRASDSTEFQRRSRSGGKDKAADAPGGSRTAHYGVPQVPAKAAIINYLPLSSQGKQSAAGAGKSCPTLGAINSLNRQGRPRRLSVTSGVRESSQNPQRSRRSTYSAQRHLLQREKRMTGEPPPAIAMALVNPQMSSASEELRNASTQQLSISVCGVLYSYKPRRPEELELRRGEMVGVYGQFKDGWLRGLSLRTGKVGILPSNYITPVLKTSGRLLETKAANASSQHNSAAVRKPAAARNPAVVLALDRVNTDGTTFPTGQGPSVPNGAQHAMSSAATGRSAFYRGAQGWDTVRRIFNPQKSSNHFAHTSNLNIPSNSQHFAQVQVSGYSPAMQRKKKSSIMFNSGRTLGWMTEPAAPSAGAVTKDHDFTASRETFPANGPQSILVRPDPYKSNADKPVKTVRFLTEEDSPPPRLRTSSWSSGSQVSSNSRPGPLPLEVWAPSLTLGRDGPGIILKEGKAPVLRKGLEAAVSDLNSNLPKPLVSSQPSLSAVSAQFSPVRHRVGTTHLAQTDSELSLLQGELVLVHRPRPDGRILVTQEISGQTGLFHSSVLQALERLS from the exons atGGTGGATTACGGAGTCCCAGATGCGCCGGAATCACTAGACTCACAGAGAGGCGCCCCGGTTCACATGGAGCCGCTGGCGTTGGGCGCCTTGCTCGAATGTCCCCTGTGCTTCGCGCAGCTGGACGCGTCCGCCAAGGTGCTGCCCTGCCAGCACACCTTCTGCACGCGCtgcctgcagagggaggaggccgCCGgccccccgctgctctgccccGAGTGCCGCGCCGCCGTCCCCGTCAGGACGGTGGGGGAGCTCCCTGCGAACCTCCTGCTGGTGCAGATCCTGGAGGGGCTGCAGCGCTTCACGGGGCCCggcgggggcggcgggggcgggggcgggggcagGCACGCGGCTCCCCTCCCGGTGCCCGTGGCCGCGGGAGGCTCGTCGGTCAGGGAGagtcaacacagagacaaacaaggGCACGATGAG ctggtgCCGGCAGAACCGGGCCCGAGGGGCGACGACAGGCGGCGCCAGAGGAACGCGGGTGACGGCGCCCAGGAGCCGGCCCTGTGCCGGGCGCTGTACGACTTCAACACGGGCGAGATCAACGTGGAGGACGGCAAATACTTCCTCCGCTTCTTCAAG GGCGACGTCCTCACCGTCATCAGGAAGCTGGATGAACACTGGATCGAAGCCAAGCTAGGGGACGCCGTTGGAATCTGCCCTCAGCAGTTCACAGAG CCAAACTCAGCGGCTGCCAAACTGCTGGAGGGAAAGAGTCGGAGGGCGAGTGACTCAACAGAATTTCAGCGTCGGAGCAGGAGCGGGGGCAAAGACAAGGCCGCTGACGCACCCGGCGGATCCAGGACCGCCCATTACGGAGTCCCTCAAGTCCCGGCCAAGGCAGCCATCATCAATTATTTGCCCCTCTCCAGTCAGGGGAAGCAATCCGCAGCCGGCGCTGGCAAATCCTGCCCGACCCTCGGCGCTATCAATAGCCTCAACCGCCAGGGGCGGCCCCGCCGCCTCTCCGTGACCTCGGGCGTCCGGGAGTCCTCCCAGAACCCCCAGCGCAGCCGCCGCTCCACTTACAGCGCGCAGCGACACCTGCTCCAG CGGGAGAAGAGGATGACCGGCGAGCCCCCCCCCGCCATCGCCATGGCTCTGGTGAACCCTCAGATGTCTTCTGCTTCCGAGGAGCTCCGAAACGCCTCCACGCAGCAGCTCTCCATCAGCGT GTGCGGCGTGCTGTATTCGTACAAACCCCGGCggccggaggagctggagctgaggagaggagagatggtGGGTGTGTACGGACAGTTCAAAGACGGCTGGCTGCGAGGGTTATCGCTCAGAACAGGCAAAGTGGGCATATTGCCTAGCAACTACATCACACCTGTGCTCAA AACCTCAGGGCGGCTCCTGGAGACCAAAGCAGCTAACGCGTCCTCACAACACAACTCAGCAGCTGTGAGGAAACCTGCAGCTGCCAGGAATCCTGCTGTGGTCCTCGCTCTGGATAGGGTGAACACTGATGGGACCACGTTCCCAACAGGACAGGGCCCATCTGTGCCCAATGGAGCCCAGCACGCAATGTCATCAGCTGCTACTGGGAGGTCTGCCTTTTATCGGGGTGCACAAGGTTGGGACACTGTGAGGCGTATCTTTAACCCACAGAAAA GCTCAAACCATTTCGCCCACACATCCAACCTCAACATCCCGTCCAACTCGCAGCACTTTGCCCAGGTTCAGGTGTCCGGCTACTCCCCTGCGATGCAGCGGAAGAAAAAGAGCAGCATCATGTTCAACTCCGGCAGAACGCTGGGCTGGATGACTGAGCCcgcagcgccctctgctggcgccGTCACGAAGGACCACGACTTCACTGCTTCACGGGAGACATTTCCTGCCAACGGGCCTCAGTCGATACTAGTCAGACCTGATCCTTATAAGAGCAATGCAGACAAG CCTGTGAAGACAGTGCGCTTTCTCACAGAGGAAGACTCCCCTCCTCCAAGACTTCGGACCTCCTCCTGGTCATCAGGAAGTCAGGTGTCCTCTAACAGCCGGCCCGGTCCTCTTCCGTTGGAGGTGTGGGCCCCCTCTCTGACCTTGGGTAGAGATGGACCAGGGATCATTCTTAAAGAGGGGAAAGCTCCTGTTCTGAGAAAAGGCCTTGAAGCAGCCGTCTCCGATCTGAACTCTAACCTGCCAAAGCCGTTAGTGTCGTCCCAGCCGTCCCTATCAGCTGTATCAGCTCAGTTCAGCCCCGTCAG ACATCGAGTGGGCACAACGCATTTAGCCCAGACAGATTCAGAACTCAGTCTGCTTCAAGGGGAGCTTGTCCTCGTCCACAGGCCTCGTCCTGATGGGCGGATTCTGGTTACTCAGGAGATCAGTGGGCAGACAGGGTTATTCCACAGCAGTGTGCTTCAGGCCCTGGAGAGGCTCAGCTGA
- the sh3rf2 gene encoding E3 ubiquitin-protein ligase SH3RF2 isoform X1, which yields MNVMVDYGVPDAPESLDSQRGAPVHMEPLALGALLECPLCFAQLDASAKVLPCQHTFCTRCLQREEAAGPPLLCPECRAAVPVRTVGELPANLLLVQILEGLQRFTGPGGGGGGGGGGRHAAPLPVPVAAGGSSVRESQHRDKQGHDELVPAEPGPRGDDRRRQRNAGDGAQEPALCRALYDFNTGEINVEDGKYFLRFFKGDVLTVIRKLDEHWIEAKLGDAVGICPQQFTEPNSAAAKLLEGKSRRASDSTEFQRRSRSGGKDKAADAPGGSRTAHYGVPQVPAKAAIINYLPLSSQGKQSAAGAGKSCPTLGAINSLNRQGRPRRLSVTSGVRESSQNPQRSRRSTYSAQRHLLQREKRMTGEPPPAIAMALVNPQMSSASEELRNASTQQLSISVCGVLYSYKPRRPEELELRRGEMVGVYGQFKDGWLRGLSLRTGKVGILPSNYITPVLKTSGRLLETKAANASSQHNSAAVRKPAAARNPAVVLALDRVNTDGTTFPTGQGPSVPNGAQHAMSSAATGRSAFYRGAQGWDTVRRIFNPQKSSNHFAHTSNLNIPSNSQHFAQVQVSGYSPAMQRKKKSSIMFNSGRTLGWMTEPAAPSAGAVTKDHDFTASRETFPANGPQSILVRPDPYKSNADKPVKTVRFLTEEDSPPPRLRTSSWSSGSQVSSNSRPGPLPLEVWAPSLTLGRDGPGIILKEGKAPVLRKGLEAAVSDLNSNLPKPLVSSQPSLSAVSAQFSPVRHRVGTTHLAQTDSELSLLQGELVLVHRPRPDGRILVTQEISGQTGLFHSSVLQALERLS from the exons ATGAATGT catGGTGGATTACGGAGTCCCAGATGCGCCGGAATCACTAGACTCACAGAGAGGCGCCCCGGTTCACATGGAGCCGCTGGCGTTGGGCGCCTTGCTCGAATGTCCCCTGTGCTTCGCGCAGCTGGACGCGTCCGCCAAGGTGCTGCCCTGCCAGCACACCTTCTGCACGCGCtgcctgcagagggaggaggccgCCGgccccccgctgctctgccccGAGTGCCGCGCCGCCGTCCCCGTCAGGACGGTGGGGGAGCTCCCTGCGAACCTCCTGCTGGTGCAGATCCTGGAGGGGCTGCAGCGCTTCACGGGGCCCggcgggggcggcgggggcgggggcgggggcagGCACGCGGCTCCCCTCCCGGTGCCCGTGGCCGCGGGAGGCTCGTCGGTCAGGGAGagtcaacacagagacaaacaaggGCACGATGAG ctggtgCCGGCAGAACCGGGCCCGAGGGGCGACGACAGGCGGCGCCAGAGGAACGCGGGTGACGGCGCCCAGGAGCCGGCCCTGTGCCGGGCGCTGTACGACTTCAACACGGGCGAGATCAACGTGGAGGACGGCAAATACTTCCTCCGCTTCTTCAAG GGCGACGTCCTCACCGTCATCAGGAAGCTGGATGAACACTGGATCGAAGCCAAGCTAGGGGACGCCGTTGGAATCTGCCCTCAGCAGTTCACAGAG CCAAACTCAGCGGCTGCCAAACTGCTGGAGGGAAAGAGTCGGAGGGCGAGTGACTCAACAGAATTTCAGCGTCGGAGCAGGAGCGGGGGCAAAGACAAGGCCGCTGACGCACCCGGCGGATCCAGGACCGCCCATTACGGAGTCCCTCAAGTCCCGGCCAAGGCAGCCATCATCAATTATTTGCCCCTCTCCAGTCAGGGGAAGCAATCCGCAGCCGGCGCTGGCAAATCCTGCCCGACCCTCGGCGCTATCAATAGCCTCAACCGCCAGGGGCGGCCCCGCCGCCTCTCCGTGACCTCGGGCGTCCGGGAGTCCTCCCAGAACCCCCAGCGCAGCCGCCGCTCCACTTACAGCGCGCAGCGACACCTGCTCCAG CGGGAGAAGAGGATGACCGGCGAGCCCCCCCCCGCCATCGCCATGGCTCTGGTGAACCCTCAGATGTCTTCTGCTTCCGAGGAGCTCCGAAACGCCTCCACGCAGCAGCTCTCCATCAGCGT GTGCGGCGTGCTGTATTCGTACAAACCCCGGCggccggaggagctggagctgaggagaggagagatggtGGGTGTGTACGGACAGTTCAAAGACGGCTGGCTGCGAGGGTTATCGCTCAGAACAGGCAAAGTGGGCATATTGCCTAGCAACTACATCACACCTGTGCTCAA AACCTCAGGGCGGCTCCTGGAGACCAAAGCAGCTAACGCGTCCTCACAACACAACTCAGCAGCTGTGAGGAAACCTGCAGCTGCCAGGAATCCTGCTGTGGTCCTCGCTCTGGATAGGGTGAACACTGATGGGACCACGTTCCCAACAGGACAGGGCCCATCTGTGCCCAATGGAGCCCAGCACGCAATGTCATCAGCTGCTACTGGGAGGTCTGCCTTTTATCGGGGTGCACAAGGTTGGGACACTGTGAGGCGTATCTTTAACCCACAGAAAA GCTCAAACCATTTCGCCCACACATCCAACCTCAACATCCCGTCCAACTCGCAGCACTTTGCCCAGGTTCAGGTGTCCGGCTACTCCCCTGCGATGCAGCGGAAGAAAAAGAGCAGCATCATGTTCAACTCCGGCAGAACGCTGGGCTGGATGACTGAGCCcgcagcgccctctgctggcgccGTCACGAAGGACCACGACTTCACTGCTTCACGGGAGACATTTCCTGCCAACGGGCCTCAGTCGATACTAGTCAGACCTGATCCTTATAAGAGCAATGCAGACAAG CCTGTGAAGACAGTGCGCTTTCTCACAGAGGAAGACTCCCCTCCTCCAAGACTTCGGACCTCCTCCTGGTCATCAGGAAGTCAGGTGTCCTCTAACAGCCGGCCCGGTCCTCTTCCGTTGGAGGTGTGGGCCCCCTCTCTGACCTTGGGTAGAGATGGACCAGGGATCATTCTTAAAGAGGGGAAAGCTCCTGTTCTGAGAAAAGGCCTTGAAGCAGCCGTCTCCGATCTGAACTCTAACCTGCCAAAGCCGTTAGTGTCGTCCCAGCCGTCCCTATCAGCTGTATCAGCTCAGTTCAGCCCCGTCAG ACATCGAGTGGGCACAACGCATTTAGCCCAGACAGATTCAGAACTCAGTCTGCTTCAAGGGGAGCTTGTCCTCGTCCACAGGCCTCGTCCTGATGGGCGGATTCTGGTTACTCAGGAGATCAGTGGGCAGACAGGGTTATTCCACAGCAGTGTGCTTCAGGCCCTGGAGAGGCTCAGCTGA